The Neurospora crassa OR74A linkage group IV, whole genome shotgun sequence genome has a segment encoding these proteins:
- a CDS encoding pyruvate formate lyase activating enzyme: MLTLTTRQSLHHHLPSSLPRVLLLPIIATKRLLSYTAKTSSLSLKATPITTRKLLLSPSPNINNLQKRSLHLAPPFLLDDYTPRYLQLSEVDAAKKRSQAYAHLAKCNLCPRKCGVNRFEKTGWCLIGEKAKVNVIAPHFGEEPCIQGHHGSGSVFFSMCNLRCVFCQNHDISHQRNGMDLTPEELGDWYMKLQEVGNVHNINLITPEHVVPQVALSILHARSQGLRIPIIYNTSSYDSLESIALLDGLVDIYLPDFKVWEPSTSKRLLKADDYAATARESIKAMHAQVGDLCFTGDGIAKSGVLVRHLVMPGLEEEGAKIMRWLAEEVSRDVFVNVMEQYRPSAHVGKVQTRRKTHRGEEEAEGDKQEKRRYAEINRAVKGEEVESVRKAAERAGLWRFCDPPRHDGFNI; encoded by the exons ATGCTCACCTTGACCACTCGTCAATCCTtacatcaccacctcccttCATCACTTCCCCGAGTCCTCCTCCTACCCATCATAGCCACCAAACGTCTCCTATCCTACACAGCCAAGACATCATCTCTGTCCTTGAAAGCAactcccatcaccacccgcaaactccttctttctccatccccaaacatcaacaacctccaGAAAAGATCTCTCCACCTAGCacctcccttcctcctcgacGACTACACGCCCCGCTACCTCCAATTATCTGAAGTCGACGCGGCCAAGAAACGATCGCAAGCATATGCTCACCTGGCCAAGTGCAACTTGTGTCCAAGGAAGTGTGGGGTGAATAGATTTGAGAAGACAGGGTGGTGCTTGATTGGGGAGAAGGCGAAGGTGAATGTTATTGCGCCGCATTTTGGGGAAg AACCATGCATTCAGGGACATCATGGGAGTGGTTCGGTTTTCTTCAG CATGTGTAACCTCCGCTGCGTCTTCTGCCAGAACCACGACATCTCTCACCAACGAAACGGCATGGATTTGACTCCCGAAGAACTAGGTGACTGGTACATGAAGCTGCAAGAAGTCGGAAACGTGCACAACATCAACCTTATTACCCCTGAACA CGTCGTCCCCCAAGTAGCCCTTTCCATCCTGCACGCACGGTCCCAAGGTCTACGCATCCCCATAATCTACAACACCTCCTCCTACGACTCTCTCGAGTCCATAGCTTTGCTCGACGGACTAGTGGACATTTACCTGCCCGACTTCAAGGTCTGGGAACCGTCCACTTCCAAACGGCTGCTCAAAGCAGATGACTATGCCGCCACGGCGCGGGAGTCCATCAAAGCTATGCATGCGCAAGTCGGGGACCTGTGTTTTACTGGTGATGGTATTGCGAAGAGTGGGGTGCTGGTTAGACATTTGGTCATGCCTGGcctcgaagaggaaggggcaAAGATTATGAGGTGGTTGGCCGAGGAGGTGAGTAGAGATGTGTTTGTGAATGTTATGGAGCAGTATAGGCCGAGTGCGCATGTGGGGAAGGTTCAAACCAGAAGAAAGACACatagaggagaggaggaagcagaaggagaCAAGCAAGAAAAAAGACGGTATGCCGAGATCAATCGGGCTgtaaagggggaggaggtggagagtGTTCGGAAGGCGGCTGAGAGGGCTGGATTATGGAGGTTTTGTGATCCGCCGAGGCATGATGGGTTTAACATTTAG
- the egt-1 gene encoding DUF323 domain-containing protein translates to MPSAESMTPSSALGQLKATGQHVLSKLQQQTSNADIIDIRRVAVEINLKTEITSMFRPKDGPRQLPTLLLYNERGLQLFERITYLEEYYLTNDEIKILTKHATEMASFIPSGAMIIELGSGNLRKVNLLLEALDNAGKAIDYYALDLSREELERTLAQVPSYKHVKCHGLLGTYDDGRDWLKAPENINKQKCILHLGSSIGNFNRSDAATFLKGFTDVLGPNDKMLIGVDACNDPARVYHAYNDKVGITHEFILNGLRNANEIIGETAFIEGDWRVIGEYVYDEEGGRHQAFYAPTRDTMVMGELIRSHDRIQIEQSLKYSKEESERLWSTAGLEQVSEWTYGNEYGLHLLAKSRMSFSLIPSVYARSALPTLDDWEALWATWDVVTRQMLPQEELLEKPIKLRNACIFYLGHIPTFLDIQLTKTTKQAPSEPAHFCKIFERGIDPDVDNPELCHAHSEIPDEWPPVEEILTYQETVRSRLRGLYAHGIANIPRNVGRAIWVGFEHELMHIETLLYMMLQSDKTLIPTHIPRPDFDKLARKAESERVPNQWFKIPAQEITIGLDDPEDGSDINKHYGWDNEKPPRRVQVAAFQAQGRPITNEEYAQYLLEKNIDKLPASWARLDNENISNGTTNSVSGHHSNRTSKQQLPSSFLEKTAVRTVYGLVPLKHALDWPVFASYDELAGCAAYMGGRIPTFEETRSIYAYADALKKKKEAERQLGRTVPAVNAHLTNNGVEITPPSSPSSETPAESSSPSDSNTTLITTEDLFSDLDGANVGFHNWHPMPITSKGNTLVGQGELGGVWEWTSSVLRKWEGFEPMELYPGYTADFFDEKHNIVLGGSWATHPRIAGRKSFVNWYQRNYPYAWVGARVVRDL, encoded by the exons ATGCCGAGTGCCGAATCCATGACCCCAAGCAGTGCCCTCGGACAGCTCAAAGCAACTGGACAACATGTGCTATCCAAGCTTCAGCAGCAGACATCAAACGCCGATATCATCGACATCCGCCGCGTTGCTGTAGAGATCAACCTCAAGACCGAGATAACCTCCATGTTCCGACCTAAAGATGGCCCTAGACAGCTACCCACCTTGCTTCTCTACAACGAGAGAGGCCTGCAGCTGTTCGAGCGT ATCACATACCTTGAAGAGTACTATCTTACCAATGACGAGATCAAAATCCTCACCAAACATGCGACCGAAATGGCTAGCTTCATCCCGTCAGGTGCCATGATCATTGAGCTCGGAAGCGG AAATCTGCGCAAAGTAAACCTTCTATTGGAAGCCCTAGACAACGCCGGCAAGGCAATTGACTATTATGCCCTTGACCTGTCTcgggaggagctggagcgcACTCTCGCTCAGGTACCATCCTACAAGCACGTCAAGTGCCACGGTCTTCTGGGTACATATGACGATGGACGTGACTGGCTCAAGGCCCCAGAGAACATCAATAAACAGAAATGCATCTTGCACCTCGGGTCAAGCATTG GCAACTTTAACCGCAGTGACGCCGCTACCTTTCTCAAGGGCTTTACGGACGTCCTTGGACCCAATGACAAGATGCTCATTGGGGTTGACGCTTGCAATGACCCGGCGAGGGTATA CCACGCTTACAACG ACAAGGTTGGTATTACTCACGA GTTCATCTTGAATGGTCTTCGCAACGCCAATGAAATTATCGGAGAGACGGCCTTCATCGAGGGCGATTGGAGAGTCATTGGCGAATATGTGTATGACGAAGAGGGCGGCAGACACCAGGCCTTTTACGCCCCCACTCGCGACACCATGGTTATGGGGGAGTTGATTAGGTCACACGACAGGATCCAGATCGAACAGAGCCTAAAGTACTCGAAAGAGGAGTCAGAGAGGCTCTGGAGCACGGCGGGATTGGAACAAGTCTCGGAATGGACGTACGGCAACGAATATG GACTCCATCTGCTTGCCAAGTCAAGGATGTCTTTCAGTCTCATCCCTTCGGTGTACGCTCGCAGCGCACTCCCAACTCTGGACGACTGGGAGGCCCTTTGGGCGACATGGGATGTCGTCACACGTCAGATGCTTCCCCAGGAAGAGCTTCTGGAGAAGCCCATCAAGCTCCGAAACGCCTGCATCTTTTACCTCGGTCACATCCCGACCTTCCTCGACATCCAGCTCACAAAGACCACCAAGCAGGCTCCGTCAGAGCCCGCTCACTTTTGCAAGATCTTCGAGCGAGGCATTGATCCTGATGTCGACAACCCGGAGCTGTGTCATGCGCACTCGGAGATTCCTGATGAATGGCCGCCGGTGGAAGAAATCCTGACCTACCAGGAGACGGTACGGTCCCGGTTACGCGGCCTCTATGCGCATGGCATCGCGAATATTCCGCGGAATGTGGGTCGGGCCATTTGGGTTGGGTTTGAGCACGAGCTTATGCATATCGAGACGCTGTTGTACATGATGCTACAGAGCGACAAGACGCTGATCCCAACCCATATTCCACGGCCCGACTTTGACAAGCTCGCGAGGAAGGCAGAGTCCGAGAGGGTTCCCAATCAGTGGTTTAAGATTCCGGCACAGGAGATCACCATCGGTTTGGATGATCCTGAGGATGGATCTGATATCAACAAGCATTATGGCTG GGACAACGAGAAGCCTCCAAGGCGCGTTCAAGTTGCTGCCTTTCAGGCTCAAGGGAGGCCGATCACCAACGAAGAG TACGCGCAATATCTGCTTGAAAAGAACATCGACAAGCTCCCTGCCTCTTGGGCCCGCCTGGACAACGAGAACATTAGCAATGGAACAACAAACAGCGTGAGCGGTCACCACAGCAACAGAACCTCCAAGCAGCAGCTCCCTTCATCTTTCCTCGAGAAGACAGCAGTCCGCACAGTCTACGGTCTCGTGCCTCTCAAGCACGCTCTCGACTGGCCCGTGTTTGCCTCTTACGACGAACTTGCCGGTTGCGCAGCTTACATGGGCGGCCGTATTCCCACCTTCGAAGAGACCCGGAGCATTTACGCTTACGCCGATGctctcaagaagaagaaggaagctgaGAGACAATTGGGAAGGACGGTTCCGGCTGTTAATGC CCACCTAACCAACAACGGCGTGGAAATCACTCCcccatcctctccctcttccgaGACCCCCGCCGAgtcttcctccccctccgacagcaacaccaccctcatcaccaccgaagACCTCTTCTCTGACCTAGACGGTGCCAATGTCGGTTTTCACAACTGGCACCCTATGCCCATCACCTCCAAAGGCAACACCCTTGTCGGGCAAGGCGAGCTCGGCGGCGTGTGGGAATGGACTTCATCGGTCCTCCGCAAGTGGGAGGGGTTCGAGCCGATGGAGCTGTACCCCGGCTATACGGCGGATTTTTTCGATGAGAAGCACAACATTGTGCTGGGAGGGAGCTGGGCTACGCATCCGAGGATTgcggggaggaagagctTTGTGAATTGGTACCAGAGGAATTATCCTTATGCTTGGGTGGGGGCGAGAGTTGTTAGGGATTTGTGA
- a CDS encoding translation initiation factor eIF-2B alpha subunit → MATDDLSNKPLAVRTTSSTSTDGASFDIVKTYRDLLTSDPDMTMPVAAIESLIELLRVTPSSTAMETVEVVKTQKALLLDSAPNPLPLLAGADLFEQYLLRSLRGQTAESFDETKRHLLNNRQLFAARAKAARDNIAVIGSRYMSHRKIVLAAGGSRVVTKILVHAATTRTNTHFKVIYVMDGSPHCDASVSALRDAGLEVETISTSKVAYVLKDQKDINIVLVGSEVVMQNGGIISRMGTSQLALLTRFAGGSQKRFLVAAESHKIVRKTPLWHPQVLRVGVKQKDISKFDNVGVDPVGQEARDWVADRDEVDYTDPELIDGIVTEQGVKQPSQIWELVDYEK, encoded by the exons ATGGCCACCGACGACCTATCCAACAAGCCGCTCGCGGTACGGACGACATCGTCCACCTCCACTGATGGCGCCTCGTTCGA CATCGTCAAAACCTACCGCGACCTCCTCACCTCCGACCCCGACATGACTATGCCCGTAGCAGCCATCGAATCGCTCATCGAGCTCTTGCGCGTCACCCCTTCCTCAACAGCCATGGAAACCGTCGAGGTCGTCAAGACCCAAaaggccctcctcctcgactcGGCCCCGAACCCTCTCCCTCTGCTAGCCGGCGCCGACCTCTTCGAGCAGTACCTTCTCCGGTCGCTTAGAGGGCAGACCGCCGAGTCCTTCGACGAGACGAAGCGCCACCTGCTCAACAACCGCCAGCTCTTTGCCGCCCGCGCCAAGGCCGCCCGCGACAACATTGCCGTCATCGGTTCCCGCTACATGTCGCACCGCAAGATCGTCCTGGCCGCCGGCGGTTCGCGGGTGGTGACCAAGATCCTGGTGCACGCCGCCACGACCCGGACCAACACGCACTTCAAGGTCATTTACGTCATGGACGGCAGTCCGCACTGCGACGCCAGCGTCTCGGCCCTGCGCGACGCCGGCCTGGAGGTGGAGACCATCTCGACCTCCAAGGTGGCCTACGTCCTCAAGGACCAAAAGGACATCAacatcgtcctcgtcggcaGCGAGGTCGTCATGCAAAACGGCGGCATCATCTCGCGCATGGGCACTTCGCAGCTTGCTCTGCTCACGCGCTTCGCGGGCGGCTCGCAGAAGCGCTTCTTGGTTGCTGCGGAAAGTCACAAGATTGTGCGCAAGACGCCCCTCTGGCACCCACAGGTGTTGAGGGTCGGCGTCAAGCAGAAGGATATCAGCAAGTTTGACAACGTGGGCGTTGACCCTGTAGGCCAAGAGGCGAGGGATTGGGTGGCGGATCGCGATGAGGTGGATTATACCGATCCGGAGCTGATTGATGGCATTGTGACGGAGCAGGGAGTGAAGCAGCCGAGTCAGATTTGGGAGTTGGTTGATTATGAGAAGTGA
- a CDS encoding ribosome biogenesis protein — MADVQAHKPHRASKKSKEKGASKHTGEKNPKAFAFSNPGKLARQAARSHDIKEKRLHVPAVDRLPDEPPPRLVAIVGPPGVGKTTLLKSFIRRYAKETIQDPVGPITVVTSKKQRLTFIECANELEAMVDIAKVADIVLLMIDGNFGFEMETMEFLNVLAATGMPGNVFGILTHLDLFRKPQALKEAKKRLKHRLWSELYQGAHLFYLSGVLNGRYPDREIHNLSRFLSVMKNPRPLVWRNSHPYTIIDNYRDVTHPTQIEEDEKCDRTIELSGYLRGTNFSAEGQRVHIAGLGDFTIKEMEQLPDPCPTPAMEQALAKASGKTGRRRLDEKDKKLWAPMADRSGLKITGDHIVITRENGFTFDKDAVGIERGEGEQLIIDLQNERRLLGQTDEGVKLFASGQKINQLPVEDEDVGNTGRKSRRTARLADGESGEPPEDEGFESGEEDEMEDGSDVESEFNEMKLGKMFRKQTDDDQEEDIAFADSDSDLGSISGDEDQGSDFDDDEDDEEDPELKWKDNIMERASQIHGRRKPFRAVDLARYMYDESMAPTEAIKKWAGQDDEEEIEENIEEDDETFFRRTGKEDKEDSWEDRMIPKFDYEQLEAKWSDKDAVEALRNKFATANLLDDAEGEGEDGSDFEGLDDEDDDDEGDGAFEDLETGEKHGADDEDEEEEEEEGEEQPAESLEAEREKNARRKEELKLRFEEEDREGFKNDKAIARREGGNDDEFGEDDWYDAQKAMIQKQLDINKAEYENLDESQRIAVEGYKAGKYARMVIEGVPAEFVKNFKPRMPIVVGGLSATEDRFGFVQVRIKKHRWHKKILKTGDPLIFSLGWRRFQSLPIYSISDSRTRNRMLKYTPEHMHCFGTFYGPLCAPNTGFTCFQSFSSANPGFRIAATGTVLSVDESTEIVKKLKLTGTPYKIFKNTAFIKDMFNSALEIAKFEGASIKTVSGIRGQIKRALAKPDGHFRATFEDKILLSDIVFLRAWYPIKPHRFYNPATNLVGWQSMRLTGEVRRDQNIATPLDKNSQYRKIERETRRFNPLRVPRALAAELPFKSQIIQTKKQKKETYMQKRAVVVRGEEKKARDLMQKLTTIRKEVVEKRKAKKAEQHEKYKKSLEEAEERIKSKEKREKKAYWEREGKKRGPSGDQGGGGKRRR; from the exons ATGGCCGACGTCCAAGCCCACAAACCCCATCGGGCTTCCAAGAAGtccaaggagaagggggcCTCCAAGCATACAGGTG AAAAGAACCCCAAGGCCTTTGCCTTCTCCAATCCTGGTAAACTCGCCAGACAAGCCGCCAGATCCCACGAT ATCAAAGAGAAGCGTCTTCATGTCCCCGCCGTCGACCGTCTCCCCGATGAACCACCCCCAAGACTCGTCGCCATCGTAGGCCCCCCTGGCGTAGGAAAGACCACCCTTCTCAAGTCTTTCATCCGACGATATGCAAAGGAAACCATCCAAGATCCGGTGGGACCTATCACGGTCGTCACCTCCAAGAAGCAGAGATTGACCTTCATCGAATGCGCCAACGAACTCGAGGCCATGGTCGATATTGCAAAGGTCGCCGACATTGTCCTTCTCATGATCGATGGAAACTTCGGCTTCGAAATGGAGACTATGGAGTTCCTTAACGTTCTTGCCGCCACGGGTATGCCCGGCAACGTCTTTGGCATCCTCACCCATCTCGACCTGTTCAGGAAGCCCCAAGCACTAAAGGAGGCAAAGAAGAGGTTAAAGCACAGACTTTGGAGCGAACTCTACCAGGGTGCCCACCTTTTCTACCTTTCCGGTGTCCTGAACGGCCGTTACCCCGATCGCGAAATCCACAACCTCTCCCGCTTCTTGTCCGTCATGAAGAACCCCCGCCCGCTCGTTTGGCGCAACTCCCACCCTTACACCATCATCGACAACTACCGCGATGTCACCCACCCCACCCAGATtgaagaagacgagaaaTGCGACCGAACGATTGAACTCTCCGGTTACCTCCGTGGTACAAACTTTTCCGCCGAGGGCCAAAGGGTACATATTGCTGGTTTGGGCGACTTTACAATCAAAGAGATGGAACAATTGCCGGATCCTTGCCCGACTCCCGCTATGGAACAAGCGCTGGCCAAGGCCAGTGGCAAGACTGGCAGAAGGCGACTCGACGAGAAGGACAAAAAGCTCTGGGCGCCCATGGCGGACCGCAGCGGCTTGAAAATTACTGGCGATCACATCGTTATCACTAGGGAGAACGGCTTCACATTTGACAAGGATGCTGTGGGCATTGAGCGCGGCGAAGGAGAACAGCTCATCATCGACCTGCAGAACGAGAGGCGTCTCCTTGGTCAAACGGACGAGGGTGTCAAGCTGTTCGCGAGCGGACAAAAGATCAACCAGCTCCCtgtcgaggacgaggatgtcGGAAACACTGGCCGCAAGAGCCGAAGAACCGCCAGACTTGCCGATGGTGAGAGTGGTGAACCGCCAGAGGACGAAGGCTTCGAAAgcggagaggaagatgagatggaggatggATCCGATGTCGAGTCCGAGTTCAACGAGATGAAGCTGGGCAAGATGTTCAGGAAACagaccgacgacgaccaagAAGAGGACATCGCCTTTGCCGACAGTGACTCCGACCTTGGTTCGATATCCGGCGATGAAGACCAAGGATCCGactttgacgatgacgaggacgacgaggaggatccTGAGCTCAAGTGGAAGGACAACATAATGGAGCGCGCAAGTCAGATACACGGAAGGAGGAAACCCTTCCGCGCTGTCGACTTGGCGAGGTACATGTACGACGAGTCGATGGCCCCCACAGAAGCCATCAAGAAATGGGCCGGTcaagacgacgaggaggagatcgaAGAGAATAtcgaagaggacgacgaaACCTTCTTCCGGAGGACTGGCaaggaggacaaggaggacTCTTGGGAGGATCGCATGATTCCCAAGTTCGACTACGAACAACTAGAAGCCAAGTGGTCTGACAAGGACGCTGTCGAGGCTCTCCGAAACAAGTTCGCCACCGCCAACCTACTTGACGACGCTGAGGGCGAGGGCGAAGATGGTTCGGATTTCGAGGGtcttgatgacgaggacgacgatgatgaaggtGACGGTGCCTTTGAGGATCTCGAGACAGGGGAGAAGCACGGCgctgacgacgaggatgaagaagaagaagaggaggaaggagaggagcaGCCAGCAGAAAGCCTTGAAGCCGAGCGTGAGAAGAACGCCCGCCGAAAGGAGGAGCTCAAGCTTCgcttcgaagaggaagatcgTGAAGGTTTCAAGAACGACAAGGCGATTGCCAGGCGAGAAGGTGGCAATGATGACGAGTTTGGAGAGGACGACTGGTATGATGCTCAAAAGGCCATGATCCAGAAGCAGCTCGACATCAACAAGGCGGAATACGAGAACCTTGATGAAAGCCAAAGGATCGCTGTCGAAGGCTACAAGGCCGGCAAGTACGCCAGGATGGTCATCGAGGGTGTCCCAGCAGAGTTCGTCAAGAACTTTAAGCCACGGATGCCGATCGTTGTCGGAGGTCTTTCGGCCACGGAGGACAGATTCGGCTTTGTGCAAGTTAGAATCAAGAAGCACCGTTGGCACAAGAAGATTCTCAAGACGGGAGATCccctcatcttctccctcggCTGGCGCCGATTCCAGTCTCTTCCCATCTACTCCATCTCTGATTCTCGGACGAGAAACAGGATGCTGAAGTATACTCCGGAGCACATGCACTGCTTCGGTACCTTCTACGGCCCCCTGTGTGCCCCCAATACGGGTTTCACATGTTTCCAGTCCTTCTCTTCCGCCAACCCCGGGTTCCGTATTGCGGCTACCGGTACAGTATTGAGCGTAGACGAGTCTACCGAGATcgtcaagaagctcaagctG ACCGGTACACCATACAAGATCTTCAAGAACACGGCCTTCATCAAGGACATGTTCAATTCGGCGCTGGAAATCGCCAAGTTCGAGGGTGCCTCCATCAAGACCGTCTCGGGTATCCGCGGTCAGATCAAGCGCGCACTCGCCAAGCCCGACGGCCACTTCCGTGCCACCTTTGAGGACAAGATCCTGCTCAGCGACATCGTCTTCTTGCGCGCGTGGTACCCCATCAAGCCGCACCGTTTCTACAACCCGGCCACCAACTTGGTCGGCTGGCAGAGCATGCGTCTCACGGGTGAGGTCCGCCGCGACCAGAACATCGCCACGCCGCTCGACAAGAACTCGCAGTACCGCAAGATCGAGCGCGAGACCCGTCGGTTCAACCCTCTCCGTGTGCCGCGTGCCCTCGCGGCCGAGCTGCCCTTCAAGTCGCAGATCATCCAGACCAAGAAGCAGAAAAAGGAGACGTACATGCAGAAGCGTGCGGTCGTCGTCCgcggcgaggagaagaaggcgcgCGATCTCATGCAGAAACTCACAACGATCCGCAAGGAAGTGGTGGAGAAgcgcaaggccaagaaggcggaGCAGCACGAGAAGTACAAGAAGAGCCTggaagaggccgaggagCGGATCAAGagcaaggagaagagggagaagaaggcgtaTTGGGAAAGGGAGGGTAAGAAGCGTGGTCCTAGCGGCGAccagggtggtggtggtaagaggaggaggtaa
- a CDS encoding pyruvate formate lyase activating enzyme, variant codes for MCNLRCVFCQNHDISHQRNGMDLTPEELGDWYMKLQEVGNVHNINLITPEHVVPQVALSILHARSQGLRIPIIYNTSSYDSLESIALLDGLVDIYLPDFKVWEPSTSKRLLKADDYAATARESIKAMHAQVGDLCFTGDGIAKSGVLVRHLVMPGLEEEGAKIMRWLAEEVSRDVFVNVMEQYRPSAHVGKVQTRRKTHRGEEEAEGDKQEKRRYAEINRAVKGEEVESVRKAAERAGLWRFCDPPRHDGFNI; via the exons ATGTGTAACCTCCGCTGCGTCTTCTGCCAGAACCACGACATCTCTCACCAACGAAACGGCATGGATTTGACTCCCGAAGAACTAGGTGACTGGTACATGAAGCTGCAAGAAGTCGGAAACGTGCACAACATCAACCTTATTACCCCTGAACA CGTCGTCCCCCAAGTAGCCCTTTCCATCCTGCACGCACGGTCCCAAGGTCTACGCATCCCCATAATCTACAACACCTCCTCCTACGACTCTCTCGAGTCCATAGCTTTGCTCGACGGACTAGTGGACATTTACCTGCCCGACTTCAAGGTCTGGGAACCGTCCACTTCCAAACGGCTGCTCAAAGCAGATGACTATGCCGCCACGGCGCGGGAGTCCATCAAAGCTATGCATGCGCAAGTCGGGGACCTGTGTTTTACTGGTGATGGTATTGCGAAGAGTGGGGTGCTGGTTAGACATTTGGTCATGCCTGGcctcgaagaggaaggggcaAAGATTATGAGGTGGTTGGCCGAGGAGGTGAGTAGAGATGTGTTTGTGAATGTTATGGAGCAGTATAGGCCGAGTGCGCATGTGGGGAAGGTTCAAACCAGAAGAAAGACACatagaggagaggaggaagcagaaggagaCAAGCAAGAAAAAAGACGGTATGCCGAGATCAATCGGGCTgtaaagggggaggaggtggagagtGTTCGGAAGGCGGCTGAGAGGGCTGGATTATGGAGGTTTTGTGATCCGCCGAGGCATGATGGGTTTAACATTTAG
- a CDS encoding adaptin ear-binding coat-associated protein 2 yields MTTLIDPATQAPLPADAIQRILHITSSSVHIYQIPPMRSTKGHMAADWTADPKAHIFTGRVRIIETSIPPQTPEQIGEKDTVKVDIVLEDPATNDLIAAAPYTTQAVVEATIDSSRFFALRVQDPTTGKKAMLGVGFEERSESFDFGVALQEAQKSLGLIEGVAPLIKSSKKQEAEEKKDYSLKEGETITVNLSGTKFGRRARQDRPLSTDLDSNSQPPLSAFSLPPPPSSTGGGGGLGMPFLPPPPSSGRAAHRRQPSAQELGFDDGPNGMFE; encoded by the coding sequence ATGACGACCCTCATAGACCCGGCCACGCAGGCCCCCCTCCCGGCCGATGCCATCCAGCGCATCCTCCacatcacctcctcctcggtccACATCTACCAGATCCCCCCTATGCGCTCGACCAAGGGCCACATGGCCGCCGACTGGACCGCCGACCCCAAGGCGCACATCTTCACCGGCCGCGTGCGCATCATCGAGACCTCGATCCCGCCGCAGACGCCCGAGCAGATTGGAGAGAAGGACACGGTCAAGGTCGACATTGTGCTCGAGGACCCTGCCACAAACGACCTgatcgccgccgccccctaCACCACCCAGGCCGTCGTCGAGGCCACCATCGACAGCAGCCGCTTCTTTGCCCTGCGCGTGCAGGATCCCACCACCGGCAAGAAGGCCATGCTCGGCGTCGGCTTCGAGGAGCGCAGCGAGTCTTTCGACTTTGGCGTGGCCCTGCAGGAGGCGCAAAAGTCGCTGGGCCTCATCGAGGGCGTGGCGCCCCTGATCAAGTCAAGCAAGAAAcaggaggccgaggagaagaaggattataGCTTGAAGGAGGGCGAAACGATCACGGTGAACTTGAGCGGGACCAAGTTTGGGAGGAGAGCAAGGCAGGATCGCCCCTTGTCGACGGACCTGGACAGCAATTCACAGCCTCCTTTGTCGGCCTTTtcgctccctcctcctccatcgtCGACTGGAGGTGGCGGCGGGTTAGGAATGCCTTTCTTGCCGCCTCCGCCTAGCAGTGGACGTGCTGCGCACAGGAGACAACCATCTGCGCAGGAGTTAGGGTTCGATGATGGACCGAACGGCATGTTTGAATAG